A region of the Melanotaenia boesemani isolate fMelBoe1 chromosome 6, fMelBoe1.pri, whole genome shotgun sequence genome:
TCCATTTTCTGCAGCATTAGTAGTTATTCTAACATTTTCCGCACTTTGTATATCTTTATGTGATCAGTTGAGACTCATTAAAACGCACATAAAGAAaactattaaagaaaaacacgtTTAACTGCCACCGTTTCCTCCGAGTCAGACACTCAGTTCAAGGTCACTAAAGCAAAGTGAGGAGCTGCTTGAAtgatttattaatgtaaaagaGATAACGTATTACAGTTTCAGGATCACGTTACATAGTTTCTAAAGTCTAAAAGCTTCCTGAGCACAACATGAACCTCTGTTGACAAAAACTGTGATGAGTCCAAAACTCAACAGCCAGTTTCAGACAGGAAACAGCTGCACCGACAAAGGAAATGGGGGGTATGGGTCCTGCTCCTGGGACACAATTCGCAATCTTGTGGCAACAGTGGTGGCCCAAACAAAAGAATGCTCACCCAAGAAACGGCGGGTCATCTTCAGACCTTCAAACTCTTATCATGTTGGTTCCTTCCTACAATGGCCGACCTGTGTCATTGTCCACTTCAAAGACTCATTGTGGTCATCACCGTCTGGTCTGATTCTTCTTCTGTGCAGAAAGCGGTTTTGATGAGATCAGCCGCAGGAACAGCTGGACAGCAAACACCATGACTGCTGCAGTACCTAAAGGTACGACGGCAACACCAACGTAGATATGAAACTGATAATCATGATAGGCTTTTCATGCATGAACTCCAACTAGTTTTGCATAGAGATGAACTCTGTTTGCACAACTATGTCACAGCTGAAGATCAAACAATCTCAGTAAACTGGTTCTTCCTTTCCAGGTTCTTCCATCGAGCACCAGCACAGCACAAGAGTTACGGAGCCGGCACCGAGAATTGTGCAAGGTATGAAGAACACTGGTGCAAAAGATATGAACTGATGTTCCGCTCAGGTTACAAATTCATAGTGTTGGTAACACTGGAGGGGTAGTACGGTACGCTGGTAGTAACTCTAAAGATTCAGATTGTACTAATGATGGCATTCTTCTATgggtatttattttactgtaataaacTTTACACTCAAGACGAGATGTAAAATGActacagaagatggaaaattaaaattatgtgTACACGTAATCTTTAAGATGAAGGGACTTAGTGCCAAGTGAGGTTggctggaaaaaacaaagaaaaattctagctggaaataaaaccatctaacattttatccatttttttttttactatatttgttatcatcataaataataattatataattaataaaccctttcatgcatagtgtccactggAATGGGAAACTATTTACAAGCTGTTGTATGTCCATGAGCATATTTGGAAATTGGTCATCAGTGAATCATTTAATACACCACCACCCAGTAGAAACAATAAATGACCAAGGCTggctcagtgataaacaggaaattTTATAGTATAtctattgtaaaaataaacattaatttattctctgaaccgcttagtccattaagggtcgcaggtaagctggagcctatcccagcattaacaggtgagaggcaggtacaccctgggaaaaaaaaaacaaaacattttttgtagaatagattaaaataaataagtaaaatatgtaTGAGAATAATAGTATCACTTTGTCTGTAGAAGAAAAACTATTAAATGTGATATACAATGTAAAAATCCATTTATGAAAGGGTTCAattaaaaaatccttttaaattaaatattattgtgAATTTGTTACATGTTTAAACTCTGCAAAGCTTCAAATTTTCTAAAGTTACCagaaaattgtttaatttcagcAGATATTTTCAAAATCTGAAGCTATGAAAAGTTTCAAACAGTGTGCTGCAGGAAAGGACACAAATCTACATGTTCTGACCAGCAATGAGAAGATTTGAGCTTTTTTCTTGTCAGATTCAACACTGActgcatgtttttgttgattttgtcAACTGGTAAAATTTAGACATTAACCACCGTTTGGTTAAATTTAGAGCAACATGACTCACCTCAAAAGCAGATCCTTACATCTACTAGAAATGGCCTTTCTCTGGCTTAACAGGTGACAGGTGCCACGCCTTCTGCAAGAGAtacaaatagaaacttccactGAAAagcaacactttaaaaatcatgatGGGTATCCTAGGAAGTAGAATAACTTGTGATCTTCAGCATCAGATGGTCTACTTCATGTTTTagggtggtgaccacagacacATTAGCCTGACTCATCTTGAATGTCCTGAGATCAAAGTAGTGCAAACAGCTCTAAATAAGAGGTGTGGATGACCAAATTAATAGGTGTGCATGACCACATGCTACTAGCtgatgtacatgtttatttggGTGGGGAAGGGAGTGTGAGATCTGATCAGACGTGAAGCTAAACATAGGTCAGAAGTTTGCACAGTGGGGACATCGTCTATGACCCAAAAGAAGTGtgcttaaagttttttttctcttttttaatacaAGTAAAAATAAGCAGATTAAATCCTTTCCTAGCCTGTTTACCCTAAATGCTTTGTGGGCTCCTTCAAGCCTGTGAGCTCTAACAGCATGAAGGAATGGCATTCATCATCATGTTGCTTGTTGCAGTGGATCCCAGTTTCAGAAATAATTAGGCTGGTTTATTATTTCTGACTACATCATGGACATCAGCCCATAAAAGTGGCACAATCCATATTATCTGCCAGCTAATTTGCCATCAAGTAGGAAACTTCTGTCAGTGAGTTGTCAGTTTCAGAGCCACcatataaaacaacacaactctaaaacatgttttcttagTGCATGCACCCAGATGTTGTGTTCCCATCAATGCAGATTAGAGCCAGAGATGATAAATGCACAAAGGGAGACAATTTGATCCATCTTCATGTATAGCTTATGGGTTGAACAGGATTATACAGCAGTTTAATGCAATATTACTGTTGATGTCACCACTTGGGAATCAGCCTTaatcccccccttttttttttacctaccTACATGTTTGTAGTTCATGTAGTTCATGTTTGTGACAAAACCAACTGTTTCACCTTCATTTCAAACTTTCCTTTACATACAAATGAATCATGTGCTTAAAAGATATCCTTTTTCTCCTTTACAGATCCATATCAGACATTGGGGCCCATTAGCAGCCGACTGGCCAATCCAGGTAAGAATCTAAGCCAAAAGATAAGAGACATGAACAACACAAATGAGGCCTTTACACTGTCTGCTTTGGCACCATGAGAGAAAAGCAAGGAAGGGCTGGCGCACACACTCTTTCCAAAATGGCGTAAACATAAAGCAACACTTGTTGTGTCAGCAGAATTGCATCATGCTTATGCTGAGACAAAATCGGGCTTCCGTCTCACCAAAATGACTGTTTGCCCTGCTGTTTCCTCACAGAAGGCCAAGCCCTCAGCTCATCCAAGAACCGAACAGGCAAACAAAGTCCATACAAGCTCCCTGACCCCAGCGCTCACAGGCCTGTGGGTAGGTTTCTGCCCCaatgtctgtctcctcctccaAGCCACACAGTGAAAAGGTCACAtttggtgggaaaaaaaaactgacctgGTTAATGTTTGGTCCTGTAAATGTTAGAAATGTAATGCAGCCACAACCAAACTGAGAACTTTTTCCAGGATCCTGATTAGCTCCAAGAATCacagtttgacatttaaaatgctctGCTTTTGGCTTGAGGTTTACACAGAGATTATGTCCTCTAAGTGTTTTACTTCAAAGAGGTTTATGGACAAACTGTCCCTGGTAACTGTAAATTTATTCAATGCTTtaattcttcattttcttcctaGGCTCGGGGCAGATCCAGCTGTGGCAGTTCCTGCTGGAGCTCCTGTCTGACAGCAACAATGCCGGCATCATCACCTGGGAAGGCACCAACGGCGAGTTCAAGATGACCGACCCGGATGAGGTGGCCAAGCGCTGGGGAGAACGCAAGAGCAAGCCCAACATGAACTACGACAAGCTCAGTCGTGCTCTGCGCTACTATTATGACAAGAACATCATGACAAAGGTGCATGGCAAGCGCTATGCCTACAAATTTGACTTCCAGGGAATCTCGCAGGCACATCAGAACCATGCCGCAGAGGGCGGGATCGTTAAGTACCAGACTGAGATGTCTTATGTCCAGCCCTACCACAGTCACCAGCCCAAAATGAACTTCATGGGTGGCCATCCAGCACCTATGCCCGTCTCCCCTGGAAACTTTTTCGGCCCTCCGACGACATACTGGAACTCACCAAACAGCCCCATCTATCCTGGGTCAGCCATGACCAGACACCCCACTCACTCCCACCTGAGCTCGTACTACTGAGGACGTCAGACTCATCTGAACGGGACAACACAGGAGAGGAATCCAAGTGTGCTCCATCCTGGCGGCACCTGAGCTGAACCCCGTCTGAAAGGCGATATGACGCTAAGGTCCATTTTGTAAAAGGCATTATGACTTTGTCTTTAATACATTCCTTCCCAAAGAAACAAATGGGCAAAAAGACACGAGGGTTGCACTTGTCAAACAGTTTATCAGTACACATTGAGCACGCCATTGGGTTCGCTTTGTATACTCTGTTATTCAGCGAagattttttaacttgtttgtaAGTAATTTGTTTAATAGCACCTGCTATAAATACAAAAGCCATAGCTGTGTGAGTAGCATAACCTTTCCTTTCACTTTAAAGGTCACAACTAAAGGTAATACATTTGACctgatatgatttttttttttttgtaaaacaaaaaattgtACAGAATGGTTTTCATGtaacaataaacatttacacaTCATTTAAAGCTAAACATTATGcttctgcctttttgttttaCCTCACAGTAATTTAAGAAGTTCAAACttaaaagtttagaaaattCAGGGACAATTTAAGATGAAGATGATCAGTGTTTCAGTGTCGTTATGATTTGACCTCACACAATGTGCCACCATTATTCCTAATTTTATGTTTGACTACCAGCTGGTACACAGACATAAAATCTACTACTCAAAAAACAAACTACTCAATTTAGTcaagttactttaaaaaaaaactgttgctgaacaacacattaaacaagaaaaaggaaatgttattagggcaaaaaaaaaaaaaaaaaaaaaaatctaaaagtgaAAAACAGGAGCTTTATCATTGAAATACATTCAattcaaaaaagaaataaaaataaaaacctgaattCTTACAATGGATATGAAGTTGAGATAAAACTAGGAATCAATGAGAGGGAAGCCTGGCTAACACCACCATTAGTTGTGTGTGTTATGAAAAAGTCTTTCAAgacaatttattaaaaatgtgttaacgTTGGataaaaaccagttaaaataTCTAACCAccaatttttttgtttcatgaaTTTAGAACAAATATCAAACCAGACTCGTTTTTTTATGCTTTCGCATgtttaaagctgctcagactgacatcaaagctCAGCAGGAAATCACCAGTGAGTCCAaagattattttagttttgtctcCATTATAAAACCCAAAAATTAAAAGGCCATCCAAACTTTTATGTCTTGtgttagtgaaaaaaaaatatgttgtgCTTCAAAATGTAGGTAAATCTGAGTGTTATCAGCATAACAATGATATGAAATAATATGTTAAGGGAGGAACATGCAGAATGAAAATGGCCCCAGTATAGaaccctgggggactccacaaaaGGTCACCCAGgctaaaacaaaaagtttcTGTCAGACGAAGAAGAGCTAAAACACTAAAGTGCAGAGGCTTCAACGCCAACacgatatatataaaaaaaaactagctaaCGAACTCCTGACTATAGTTTGTTTTGAGcagattaatataaaaaaagttttacttctcagtaaaaaagaagaaaaaaaaactgtatttccctaaatattttatttgactgaTACAGACTCAAAGctgcagttgttttcatttgaaaCAGGTAATAATGCAGAAATGTGTAAAACCTGTCCTGTAATGAAACCTCCTGCAGTTACGTTACTGTCCACAAACTTTATTCATCAAAACCAAAGACATCTTCAAATATTCTGTGCAGCTCTTTGACCTtcagctcctcctctgcctccacggCAGCAGAGCCCTTCATCTGCTTCTCCTCACCTTCCTGCTCACTCCACATCACTCCTCCACCTGTGAATGGCCACTCCAGCTCCGTCACCGTCTTCTCCACCTTACCCATAAGAACCTCTGCTGTCTCTTCAGGCCACGACCTCCACTTCCACTTGCTCAGCTCTGGTTGAGGTGCTTCCCTTATCGTGGTGGTTGTTGTGGTGGAGGCTgtcttcctctgcagggtgggtatGCGGGGTTTCACTTTAGGCTTTATTAACCAAGGTCCACTGCTGAATATCTGAGCCActgacaaaaatacaaaaaagtctTGATATACATTGATATATTACATACAGATGTTGCTGTAAATGGAATAAAAATCTTTAGTTACAAAGTGAATTCCTGTCTAAGAGGAATTCCTAATTTGTAATTCTCACTCTCCCTCTTACATCTTAATCCCTCCCACCCGCAGAGGAAGAGATGAGTCTAGGCAACACAACAAGAAAGTAGTATCCAAAATACAAAACTACAAATACTGAACAGAATGAAGTGTGAGGATAAACATGCTGTATTAAACTTTGGTTACACTGATAAGACTGATCACTgctgttttaaatcttttcattAGTCTTGCTCTTCTTCTGAATAATCAGTCATGTTAAAAACTTACCGTTATGGGAGATGAAAAAGGTGAGAACTCACCTGTGGCTGCAGCAGAGCTACAACTGGAATCACAGCAGTCACACACAGAGTTTAATCCTAACATCTCCACCCATCTGAGAAAAAAGATGCATGAAccttaaatatttcatatttttacacaTCAACTCCAAATAATTTATCAATATGCAGCAACTACTGCAATTCAgggtgcaaaaataaataaaaagttctaaGTAATATGTTTACACTTTGCAATGTTTGATTCCCTCTCCCAACATTTCAAAGTCGTTCTGACATGAAGGATACCAAGTAGGACCAGACGATATGACATAACACTGATATCCCCAAATCATTTGGCTTTATCCCGAAACACAGTATGTATCCCGATGTTTTACAATTTCCTCAAAAGAACTGTAAATATTAAATTCAACATCACCATGCATTAAAAGGCACCAGCAGGATTTAAGTAAGCTCAGCTAAATTTGTGATTTTCCCCTTTCAACAAACTTATTTTGAACCAGAAACCTGCTTCCCCCTCCCAACAGCAACCCCCACCACCCTCAATTaatattttagacattttttccatccaattattttatattaaaatatcttattttattatttagcttattttcattttgcacCAGATCACAACAGAAGCCATGTAAGGTCTCCTTTCCTCTAGAGcaggtttatattttgtccttttattataaaaactaaacggtCTGATTTTCCTTATCTTATTCTCATGTAGACATGTAGTTACGTCGCGTCATGTCTGTACATTACTGTGGCCgggaaacacttttacaagtttaccgaaacacaattacaaagataggtgtttcaccaaaatctgtgatccATCAGAATTTGTGACCACGGGGGCGGGAGTGTTCATTTCTGCACGTCTTAGAagacgagcaaagtcttgaacacttgtattgaaaatacatttctgatagctatcagaatgtGTTACTTTaatgtacctgcattataatgaactcagacgtcaataaaagtgttttcaagacttt
Encoded here:
- the fli1rs gene encoding fli-1 proto-oncogene, ETS transcription factor-related sequence isoform X3 encodes the protein MDCSIKEALSVVSEDQPIFEPSYTAAPAMHMKTEMTSPGGFSQTSKQSPEPTEPEWVGSVAQNHGKRGEHVNGTSRESPVDCSVTKRSRHMSNDGASMPYQASYAEPRVSPQTATPPSNTTEEKRVIVPADPEVWTQDHVRQWLDWAIKEYVLEEVDVMLFQAMDGKALCKMTKDDMMRLTSAYNADILLSHLNYLRQSSPTFSYSTTPTNNTPPPPPQPRLQVKAESGFDEISRRNSWTANTMTAAVPKGSSIEHQHSTRVTEPAPRIVQDPYQTLGPISSRLANPGSGQIQLWQFLLELLSDSNNAGIITWEGTNGEFKMTDPDEVAKRWGERKSKPNMNYDKLSRALRYYYDKNIMTKVHGKRYAYKFDFQGISQAHQNHAAEGGIVKYQTEMSYVQPYHSHQPKMNFMGGHPAPMPVSPGNFFGPPTTYWNSPNSPIYPGSAMTRHPTHSHLSSYY
- the fli1rs gene encoding fli-1 proto-oncogene, ETS transcription factor-related sequence isoform X1, with the protein product MDCSIKEALSVVSEDQPIFEPSYTAAPAMHMKTEMTSPGGFSQTSKQSPEPTEPEWVGSVAQNHGKRGEHVNGTSRESPVDCSVTKRSRHMSNDGASMPYQASYAEPRVSPQTATPPSNTTEEKRVIVPADPEVWTQDHVRQWLDWAIKEYVLEEVDVMLFQAMDGKALCKMTKDDMMRLTSAYNADILLSHLNYLRQSSPTFSYSTTPTNNTPPPPPQPRLQVKAESGFDEISRRNSWTANTMTAAVPKGSSIEHQHSTRVTEPAPRIVQDPYQTLGPISSRLANPEGQALSSSKNRTGKQSPYKLPDPSAHRPVGSGQIQLWQFLLELLSDSNNAGIITWEGTNGEFKMTDPDEVAKRWGERKSKPNMNYDKLSRALRYYYDKNIMTKVHGKRYAYKFDFQGISQAHQNHAAEGGIVKYQTEMSYVQPYHSHQPKMNFMGGHPAPMPVSPGNFFGPPTTYWNSPNSPIYPGSAMTRHPTHSHLSSYY
- the fli1rs gene encoding fli-1 proto-oncogene, ETS transcription factor-related sequence isoform X2 translates to MHMKTEMTSPGGFSQTSKQSPEPTEPEWVGSVAQNHGKRGEHVNGTSRESPVDCSVTKRSRHMSNDGASMPYQASYAEPRVSPQTATPPSNTTEEKRVIVPADPEVWTQDHVRQWLDWAIKEYVLEEVDVMLFQAMDGKALCKMTKDDMMRLTSAYNADILLSHLNYLRQSSPTFSYSTTPTNNTPPPPPQPRLQVKAESGFDEISRRNSWTANTMTAAVPKGSSIEHQHSTRVTEPAPRIVQDPYQTLGPISSRLANPEGQALSSSKNRTGKQSPYKLPDPSAHRPVGSGQIQLWQFLLELLSDSNNAGIITWEGTNGEFKMTDPDEVAKRWGERKSKPNMNYDKLSRALRYYYDKNIMTKVHGKRYAYKFDFQGISQAHQNHAAEGGIVKYQTEMSYVQPYHSHQPKMNFMGGHPAPMPVSPGNFFGPPTTYWNSPNSPIYPGSAMTRHPTHSHLSSYY